From a region of the Candidatus Eisenbacteria bacterium genome:
- a CDS encoding flippase-like domain-containing protein, translating to MSRSRLILLALGIVLSALAIVLLARSIDISAAMRALSRANMGWVVAGTLVTFVGYYLRALRWREILAPRVQPSMARLFSATMVGFLAINTLPARLGELVRAYVLARTEKIPTATVLGSLAVERILDMAMLGIFWALSLLIAPIPDWFRWSGYATIGIGGAIAAALWGLHATRGHAGWSEGRLIALLPKRLGGFISKGIPAFGAGLQVFGSPKLMAKASAWSIVAWVVSASVFLLVGLSLGLRVPVGAIFLLTFVVCLGISLPSSPGFIGVMEGACVMGLSIFGVGGPEALAFAILYHVTQLVPPLVLGTYFVFKQHLTPELIHLEGGADGEVVRKKRRQ from the coding sequence ATGAGCCGCTCCCGGCTCATCCTGCTGGCGCTGGGGATTGTCCTGAGCGCCCTTGCGATCGTCCTGCTCGCCCGGTCGATCGACATCTCCGCGGCCATGCGCGCGCTCAGCCGCGCGAACATGGGCTGGGTGGTGGCGGGCACCCTCGTCACGTTCGTCGGCTATTACCTGAGGGCCCTCAGGTGGCGTGAGATTCTGGCGCCCCGGGTCCAGCCCTCGATGGCCCGGCTCTTCAGCGCGACGATGGTCGGGTTCCTGGCTATCAACACCCTCCCGGCGCGTCTCGGGGAGCTGGTTCGCGCGTACGTGCTCGCCCGCACGGAGAAGATCCCGACAGCGACCGTCCTTGGGTCGCTTGCAGTGGAACGAATCCTCGACATGGCCATGCTGGGTATTTTTTGGGCGCTGTCGCTCTTGATTGCTCCCATCCCCGACTGGTTCCGGTGGAGCGGCTACGCGACGATCGGAATCGGGGGTGCAATCGCGGCTGCCCTTTGGGGGCTCCATGCGACCCGGGGCCACGCGGGCTGGAGCGAGGGCCGTTTGATCGCGCTGCTGCCGAAACGCCTGGGGGGGTTCATCTCGAAGGGAATACCGGCGTTCGGCGCCGGGCTTCAGGTCTTCGGGAGCCCCAAGCTGATGGCGAAGGCCAGCGCATGGTCGATCGTCGCCTGGGTAGTCAGCGCGAGTGTCTTCCTTTTAGTTGGGCTGAGTCTCGGGCTCCGTGTCCCCGTGGGAGCGATCTTCCTGCTGACTTTTGTCGTCTGCCTCGGCATTTCCCTGCCGTCGTCACCCGGTTTCATCGGCGTCATGGAGGGCGCCTGTGTCATGGGACTCTCCATATTTGGCGTTGGCGGCCCCGAGGCCCTCGCCTTCGCGATCCTCTATCACGTGACGCAGCTCGTCCCTCCTCTCGTTCTTGGCACTTATTTTGTTTTTAAACAGCACCTTACGCCGGAATTGATCCATCTCGAGGGGGGCGCCGATGGGGAGGTCGTGCGAAAAAAGAGGCGACAGTGA
- a CDS encoding insulinase family protein, which translates to MRTIRSWPLRIPAADAAAVGTGAGTARAAGRSRRADNGVSDRIENRPTEASASVGVSGGATGSSPVRLARAAAMTEESRFSRAVLPSGVVILGERMDSVRSVAVGAWVRVGSRHESAREAGMTHFLEHVVFKGTRHRDALQIALAIESVGGHLDAFTGREVTCLNARVLEEDLDLAVDVLADLALGPRLDPVEIEREKNVIAEEIHNYEDTPDDRVHDLFSELVWRGHPLGNRILGTVETVTGFTRDAIAAYHARCYTAPSILISVAGRFAWDQVVAVVAEKFGAAPAGSRIPAPAASTDGRGVVHQVKDLSQLYLCVGATGLPHEHPDRYALVLLSTILGGGMSSRLFQRVREQEGLAYSVYTYADSYSDAGIFCASMSVQPVHGRRAIQLTLDEFARVADERIPEAELASAKAQLKGNLLLGLESTTNQMTRLARSEIYSGRYVPVDELIASVDRITDDDVRRVAGELLSRDRLCLVALGSKTEKVFEASDLIPGAVA; encoded by the coding sequence ATGAGAACGATCCGGTCGTGGCCGCTTCGGATCCCCGCGGCGGACGCGGCGGCGGTCGGGACGGGGGCAGGGACGGCGCGCGCCGCCGGCCGGAGCCGTCGCGCCGATAACGGTGTGTCAGACCGAATCGAGAACCGCCCAACGGAGGCTTCGGCCTCCGTTGGCGTTTCGGGCGGCGCCACGGGGTCCTCGCCCGTGCGCCTCGCCCGTGCGGCGGCCATGACCGAAGAGAGCCGCTTTTCGCGCGCCGTGCTGCCGTCGGGGGTCGTCATCCTCGGCGAGCGCATGGACTCCGTCCGCTCCGTCGCGGTCGGCGCCTGGGTCCGTGTCGGGTCCCGTCACGAATCGGCGCGGGAGGCGGGGATGACCCACTTCCTCGAGCACGTGGTCTTCAAGGGTACCCGGCATCGCGACGCCCTCCAGATCGCGCTCGCGATCGAGTCGGTCGGCGGGCATCTCGACGCTTTCACCGGGCGCGAGGTGACCTGCTTGAACGCCAGGGTCTTGGAAGAGGACCTGGACTTGGCCGTGGACGTCCTGGCCGACCTCGCGCTGGGGCCCCGCCTCGATCCCGTCGAGATCGAGCGGGAGAAGAACGTCATCGCCGAGGAGATTCACAACTACGAGGACACGCCGGACGATCGCGTTCACGACCTCTTCTCTGAGCTGGTCTGGCGGGGGCATCCGCTCGGCAATCGGATCCTCGGCACCGTCGAAACCGTCACGGGATTCACGCGCGACGCGATCGCCGCTTACCACGCGCGCTGCTATACCGCGCCCAGCATCCTGATCTCGGTGGCCGGACGCTTCGCCTGGGATCAGGTCGTCGCGGTGGTCGCGGAGAAGTTCGGCGCCGCGCCGGCCGGCTCCCGGATCCCCGCGCCCGCCGCCTCGACTGACGGCCGGGGCGTCGTCCACCAGGTCAAGGATCTGTCCCAGCTCTACCTCTGCGTCGGCGCCACAGGCCTTCCGCACGAGCACCCCGACCGGTACGCGCTGGTCCTCCTCTCGACCATCCTGGGCGGCGGGATGAGCTCGCGGCTCTTCCAGCGGGTCCGCGAGCAGGAGGGCCTCGCCTACTCCGTTTATACCTACGCCGATTCCTACAGCGATGCGGGGATCTTCTGCGCATCCATGAGCGTCCAGCCGGTGCACGGCCGCCGGGCGATCCAGCTCACCCTCGACGAGTTCGCGCGCGTCGCCGACGAGCGCATCCCCGAAGCGGAGCTCGCGTCGGCCAAGGCGCAGCTCAAGGGGAACCTGCTGCTCGGCCTCGAGAGCACGACGAATCAGATGACCCGGCTCGCCCGGTCCGAGATCTATTCCGGCCGGTACGTCCCGGTGGATGAGCTGATCGCCTCGGTCGATCGGATCACCGACGACGACGTTCGGCGCGTGGCGGGGGAGCTCCTCTCGCGCGACAGGCTCTGCCTCGTGGCGCTCGGCTCCAAGACGGAAAAGGTGTTCGAGGCTTCGGATCTCATCCCGGGCGCGGTCGCGTGA
- a CDS encoding DUF3108 domain-containing protein — protein sequence MDRTSSFPGSRPPRSAIRTRFARSEAGWSAWDRACSGWPWRARRGPVADRGRGGLFTALLFLIASLGTLAAGQENSASPPDSVADSLGAAKPEAIPGANAGLAGGDSLAAGADVDPGLAPVPWKIGEYFQFSIDWNGLNGGGSLMQVQNIQRLDGRRVYRIVTKSESNSFVSKFYKVRDRAESYIDAESLYTRRFVKHLREGSYKKDVDVRFDQETHKAAYDDGATIDVPARVHDVLSAFYYVRTQPLPTGGTILLPTHDNKKSYDMEVKVHKRERVQVPAGTFDCVVVEPILKSEGVFKSKGSILVWLSDDARRIPVMVKSKVPVGSISISLTDMRLSFQRKQ from the coding sequence ATGGACCGGACCAGCTCTTTCCCGGGCTCGCGGCCGCCGCGATCGGCCATTCGCACCCGCTTCGCTCGTTCCGAGGCGGGCTGGAGCGCGTGGGACAGGGCCTGCTCGGGGTGGCCATGGCGAGCCAGGCGAGGCCCCGTGGCTGACCGCGGCCGGGGCGGCCTTTTCACGGCGCTTCTATTCCTTATAGCGTCCCTCGGCACGCTTGCGGCGGGGCAGGAGAACTCGGCTTCCCCGCCGGATTCGGTCGCCGACTCGCTCGGGGCGGCCAAACCGGAAGCGATCCCCGGGGCCAATGCCGGGTTGGCGGGGGGCGATAGCCTTGCGGCCGGGGCGGACGTCGACCCGGGACTGGCACCGGTGCCGTGGAAGATCGGGGAGTATTTTCAGTTCTCGATCGACTGGAACGGGCTGAACGGCGGAGGCTCGCTCATGCAGGTGCAGAACATCCAGCGCCTCGACGGTCGGCGCGTCTACAGAATCGTCACAAAGTCCGAGTCGAACTCATTCGTCTCGAAGTTCTACAAGGTTCGCGACAGGGCCGAGAGCTACATCGACGCCGAGTCGCTCTACACGCGCCGGTTCGTGAAACACCTGCGCGAGGGCTCCTATAAGAAGGATGTCGACGTCCGCTTCGACCAGGAAACGCACAAGGCGGCGTACGACGACGGAGCCACGATCGACGTGCCAGCGCGCGTGCACGACGTGCTCTCCGCGTTCTATTATGTGCGCACCCAGCCCCTGCCGACCGGGGGGACGATCCTGCTCCCGACGCACGACAACAAGAAGAGCTATGACATGGAGGTCAAGGTCCACAAGCGGGAGCGCGTCCAGGTGCCGGCGGGAACGTTCGACTGCGTCGTCGTGGAGCCGATCCTCAAATCGGAGGGCGTATTCAAATCCAAGGGCAGCATTCTCGTTTGGCTCTCGGACGACGCGCGCCGGATCCCGGTGATGGTGAAGAGCAAGGTTCCGGTCGGCTCGATCTCGATCAGCTTGACCGACATGCGCCTCTCGTTTCAGCGCAAGCAGTGA
- a CDS encoding polysaccharide deacetylase family protein has translation MREAPLAWTVIVLHQTPARFTAAPMGVSIPALRRVLRALLDRGHRFVGLDDSAPAGAPPGSIALTADDGYASQLTHLRPLLRELGIPWTVFVLAGMLGKRNDWDHPWVSPRERHLTPDEVRRLAGEGVTIGSHGMTHVNMTALPDAALEEELARSRETLRNLSSQPVDCVSYPWGLANERVTDAARSAGYRLGFGADVGHTTGGSAARAGASSFLISRLGLYGPDQLFPGLAAAAIGHSHPLRSFRGGLERVGQGLLGVAMASQARPRG, from the coding sequence ATGAGGGAAGCTCCGCTCGCATGGACGGTGATCGTCCTCCACCAGACGCCGGCCCGATTCACCGCGGCGCCGATGGGTGTGTCGATCCCGGCGCTCCGCCGCGTGCTCCGCGCGCTCTTGGATCGCGGGCACCGCTTCGTCGGATTGGACGACTCGGCTCCCGCCGGCGCCCCGCCGGGCTCGATCGCGCTCACCGCGGATGATGGCTATGCGAGCCAACTTACGCATTTGAGGCCGCTTCTGCGGGAACTGGGGATCCCCTGGACCGTGTTCGTATTGGCAGGGATGCTGGGGAAGCGAAACGATTGGGACCATCCTTGGGTCTCGCCGCGCGAGCGTCATCTGACCCCCGACGAGGTACGCCGGCTGGCGGGGGAAGGTGTCACGATCGGCTCGCACGGTATGACGCACGTCAACATGACCGCGCTCCCGGATGCCGCGCTCGAGGAAGAGCTCGCGCGCTCCAGGGAGACCCTCCGAAACCTCTCCAGCCAGCCGGTGGACTGCGTCTCGTATCCCTGGGGGCTGGCCAATGAGCGCGTGACCGACGCGGCCAGGAGCGCCGGCTATCGCTTGGGTTTCGGCGCGGACGTCGGGCACACGACCGGGGGATCGGCCGCGCGGGCCGGCGCGTCGAGCTTTCTGATTTCACGGCTCGGCCTCTATGGACCGGACCAGCTCTTTCCCGGGCTCGCGGCCGCCGCGATCGGCCATTCGCACCCGCTTCGCTCGTTCCGAGGCGGGCTGGAGCGCGTGGGACAGGGCCTGCTCGGGGTGGCCATGGCGAGCCAGGCGAGGCCCCGTGGCTGA
- a CDS encoding dUTP diphosphatase, which translates to MTAPIAVRVLLEPHAVSPPAYQSEHASGVDLVAALDGEAEITPGQVLAVPTGIRLEIPPGYEGQIRARSGLAARHAIGVPNAPGTIDADYRGEVQVLLVNFGTRPYVVRRGDRIAQLVFAPVARATLETTSALTETARGEGGFGHTGR; encoded by the coding sequence GTGACGGCGCCCATCGCGGTCCGCGTGCTGCTCGAGCCCCACGCCGTCTCGCCGCCGGCCTACCAGTCGGAGCACGCGTCCGGCGTGGACCTGGTCGCTGCCCTCGACGGCGAGGCCGAGATCACTCCCGGACAAGTTCTCGCCGTCCCGACGGGGATCCGCCTCGAGATTCCGCCGGGTTACGAGGGACAGATCCGAGCGCGGAGCGGCCTGGCCGCGCGCCACGCGATCGGGGTGCCGAACGCGCCCGGAACGATCGACGCCGACTACCGAGGGGAGGTCCAGGTGCTCCTCGTCAATTTCGGCACGCGCCCCTACGTCGTGCGGCGGGGCGACCGGATCGCTCAGCTCGTTTTCGCCCCGGTCGCGCGGGCAACGCTCGAGACGACCTCCGCTCTGACGGAAACCGCGCGCGGCGAGGGAGGCTTCGGCCACACCGGGCGATGA